In one window of Scylla paramamosain isolate STU-SP2022 chromosome 36, ASM3559412v1, whole genome shotgun sequence DNA:
- the LOC135090811 gene encoding uncharacterized protein LOC135090811, with amino-acid sequence MRSGLTEVLVVLVVVMAAAEGREDLGGLSLKAADYRRLGIFLGELTHSLYANTAALCLLRDQGANATISDYWLLAAELRRSFVYVVPCDEPLPEPRPCFAATPSSHFTCRKSLQVDIYITDSKQMGLAMAQVVERYRGSRGDVTQVVVGRQLTPPLKIEAGVMSWILASYRQVS; translated from the exons ATGAGGAGCGGCCTGacggaggtgttggtggtgctggtggtggtgatggcggcggcggaaGGTCGAGAAGATCTTGGAGGTTTATCCTTAAAAGCGGCAGATTATCGACGTCTCGGGATATTCCTTGGGGAGCTGACGCATTCCCTTTACGCCAACACAGCTGCCCTCTGCCTTCTTCGGGATcaag gTGCTAACGCCACCATCAGCGACTATTGGCTCCTGGCGGCAGAGTTGCGGCGCAGCTTCGTGTACGTAGTGCCCTGTGACGAGCCGCTGCCAGAGCCACGCCCCTGCTTCGCCGCCACGCCCTCCTCCCACTTCACCTGCCGCAAGAGCCTCCAAGTTGATATTTACATCACGGACTCCAAACAG ATGGGCCTGGCGATGGCGCAGGTGGTGGAGCGGTACAGAGGGAGCAGGGGTGATGTCacgcaggtggtggtgggtcgCCAGTTGACGCCGCCCCTGAAGATTGAGGCCGGCGTGATGTCTTGGATCCTCGCCTCCTATAGACAAGTTAGTTGA